A single region of the Candidatus Firestonebacteria bacterium RIFOXYD2_FULL_39_29 genome encodes:
- a CDS encoding tRNA (N(6)-L-threonylcarbamoyladenosine(37)-C(2))-methylthiotransferase MtaB, with amino-acid sequence MMKVYFDTLGCKINQYETQAVREQILMAGGEITEDICKADYFIINTCVVTETAERASLHKIRKALKDNPGVKVVVTGCLAEIPLKVKELEHVDFVFRNEEKKDLAFLLGFEKGKKEFAVSGLFGHKRSFLKIEDGCENSCAYCIVPFTRGKIESRPMQEIVKEAKRLSDNGYMEIVLTGINLGAYGQELDKDNNLPVVVENILQIENLGRLRLSSIEPEYITPKLLDVIAKSSGRVCPHLHIPLQSGDTNMLKLMNRKYSVEDYIFKLKLAKEKIKDLSITTDIIVGFPGETDKMFESSLELMKQQRFLKVHVFSYSDREGTKAALMKDKVPEAEKERRYKKMLLSSETKGREFVRTFIGKELEILVEGIERRKNKSIKGFSENYIKVNIEDGSERDIGNIVKVRLERVEKENYGRKI; translated from the coding sequence CCGGAGGAGAAATTACTGAGGATATTTGTAAGGCGGATTATTTTATAATAAATACCTGCGTCGTTACAGAGACGGCGGAAAGAGCCTCTTTACATAAGATCAGAAAAGCTTTAAAGGATAATCCGGGAGTTAAGGTTGTTGTGACCGGATGCCTTGCTGAAATTCCTTTAAAGGTGAAAGAACTTGAGCATGTTGATTTTGTTTTTAGGAATGAAGAAAAAAAAGATCTGGCTTTTTTACTGGGTTTTGAAAAAGGGAAAAAAGAGTTTGCAGTTTCGGGCTTGTTCGGACATAAAAGGTCTTTCTTAAAGATAGAAGACGGTTGTGAAAACTCTTGCGCGTATTGTATTGTGCCTTTTACCCGGGGAAAGATAGAAAGCCGTCCGATGCAGGAGATTGTGAAAGAAGCAAAAAGGCTTTCTGATAACGGATATATGGAAATAGTTTTGACCGGGATTAACCTGGGAGCATATGGGCAAGAACTTGATAAAGATAATAATCTTCCGGTTGTAGTGGAAAATATTTTGCAAATTGAAAATCTGGGAAGGCTCAGGTTGTCTTCAATAGAACCGGAGTATATTACACCTAAGCTCCTTGATGTAATTGCAAAGAGCAGCGGTAGAGTTTGCCCGCATCTTCATATTCCGCTTCAAAGCGGAGATACGAATATGCTTAAGCTGATGAATAGAAAATATAGTGTCGAAGATTATATTTTTAAACTGAAATTGGCAAAGGAAAAAATAAAAGATTTAAGCATAACTACCGATATAATTGTCGGTTTTCCCGGAGAAACCGATAAGATGTTTGAAAGTTCTCTTGAATTAATGAAACAACAGAGGTTTTTAAAGGTGCATGTGTTTTCATACTCGGATAGGGAGGGAACGAAAGCAGCTTTAATGAAAGATAAAGTTCCGGAGGCGGAGAAAGAAAGAAGGTATAAGAAGATGCTTTTATCTTCGGAGACAAAAGGGAGGGAATTTGTAAGGACTTTTATAGGCAAAGAACTTGAAATTCTGGTAGAAGGAATAGAGAGGCGAAAGAATAAAAGCATTAAGGGTTTTTCTGAAAATTATATTAAGGTGAATATCGAGGACGGATCAGAGAGAGATATAGGAAATATAGTAAAAGTAAGACTTGAAAGAGTTGAAAAAGAAAATTACGGAAGGAAAATTTAA
- a CDS encoding histidine triad nucleotide-binding protein has translation MMGCVFCKIVQKQIPAKIVYEDDRVLAFEDSTPQAPVHILIIPKEHIPTVNDINDSHKELINSLFSAAKKIAEEKNIAQRGYRLVMNTNAEAGQSVFHIHMHILGGRHLAWPPG, from the coding sequence ATGATGGGTTGTGTATTTTGTAAGATTGTGCAGAAACAGATTCCTGCCAAGATAGTTTATGAGGATGACAGGGTGCTTGCGTTTGAGGATTCAACTCCTCAAGCACCGGTGCATATCCTGATTATTCCAAAGGAGCATATTCCGACGGTAAATGATATAAATGACAGTCACAAAGAGCTTATAAACAGTCTTTTTTCGGCGGCAAAAAAAATAGCTGAAGAAAAAAATATTGCGCAAAGAGGTTACCGGCTTGTAATGAATACTAATGCCGAAGCCGGTCAGTCGGTTTTTCATATCCATATGCATATTTTAGGCGGAAGGCATCTGGCGTGGCCTCCAGGATGA
- a CDS encoding cytidylate kinase, whose amino-acid sequence METKLPVIALDGPAGSGKSTIAKLVAKRLGLRYIDTGAMYRAVTLMAIREKVNTKCEEDLIALVKRCSIEFKYEEKGLKVFVNGLEVTEDIRLPEVSKSSSDIADSVGVRKHLVSLQQKMGKFGGVILDGRDIGSLVFPNAEFKFYLDASVEERAKRRFKELKAKSIEQSLEEVKIDIMARDKRDKERAFGALKLVPDAIKVDTSDLSIEEVVNIIASRILSKGDVQI is encoded by the coding sequence ATGGAAACTAAGTTACCCGTTATCGCCCTTGACGGTCCTGCGGGCAGCGGAAAGAGTACTATAGCCAAGTTGGTTGCAAAGCGACTTGGTCTCCGTTATATTGATACAGGGGCAATGTATAGGGCTGTTACCTTAATGGCGATTAGAGAAAAGGTAAATACCAAATGTGAAGAGGATCTTATAGCGCTTGTGAAAAGATGCAGTATTGAATTTAAGTATGAAGAAAAAGGACTCAAAGTATTTGTAAATGGTTTGGAAGTCACCGAAGATATTCGGCTTCCTGAAGTATCAAAGAGTTCTTCAGATATCGCTGATTCTGTCGGGGTCAGAAAACATCTTGTATCTTTGCAGCAAAAGATGGGGAAATTTGGCGGTGTTATACTTGATGGCAGGGATATAGGTTCTCTGGTATTTCCAAATGCTGAGTTTAAGTTTTATTTGGATGCTTCTGTCGAAGAGCGCGCTAAGAGAAGATTTAAAGAGCTAAAAGCAAAAAGTATTGAGCAATCTCTTGAAGAGGTTAAAATAGATATTATGGCCAGGGATAAGAGAGATAAAGAAAGGGCATTCGGGGCTCTTAAACTGGTCCCTGATGCGATAAAGGTGGACACCTCTGACCTAAGCATAGAAGAAGTTGTAAATATCATCGCTTCAAGAATACTTTCTAAAGGAGATGTTCAAATATGA